The following coding sequences are from one bacterium window:
- a CDS encoding NADH-quinone oxidoreductase subunit N, giving the protein MDPDIIQQIQSSIPYFVPELMLTATFLLVLIGEIISKRSSYVGFGIITAAGLIATIFLSLQLYKVPDISLFFRMIVVDRFAIFFKVIFSFSAILIVLFSMNSNELKKYSAGEYYCLLLSVVLGMNLLASSTNLLMIWLALELVSIPSYLLSGFLKDDRLSAEAALKFVIYGSVSTAIMLFGLSYLYGMTGAYEINDIRNALRSSQVNSAVLLITVSLILVGVGYKIAAVPFHFWLPDVFQGSPTAITAFFSYGPKAAGFAFLIRLFYGVFAEGGPDYKVVGQLHWPTLMALIAAITMTVGNVVAIWQTSMKRMLAYSSIAHVGYMLMGFVLLRQDGIEAILFYLLVYMVMNLGAFLVVIALSSHMDSDNLAQYRGLRARSPFAASMLAMFMLSLTGIPPFAGFIGKFYLFAAAVHAQFYWLVIVAVLNSVVSFVYYGGVVKRMFLEEGSTDPIQIPQLSRVLLVLFGVALLVMGIYWSPFADYSHLSANILFEKARLALR; this is encoded by the coding sequence ATGGATCCAGACATCATTCAACAGATTCAAAGCAGCATCCCGTACTTCGTTCCGGAATTAATGTTGACTGCGACTTTTCTGCTGGTGTTGATCGGAGAAATAATCTCGAAGCGATCCAGCTATGTGGGCTTTGGAATCATCACGGCCGCGGGTTTGATCGCAACGATTTTTCTATCTCTTCAACTCTACAAGGTGCCGGATATTTCGCTCTTCTTCCGGATGATCGTTGTCGACCGATTTGCGATTTTCTTTAAAGTCATTTTTTCTTTCTCGGCGATTCTCATTGTGTTGTTCTCCATGAACTCGAATGAGCTGAAGAAATACAGTGCAGGTGAATATTATTGTTTGCTGCTCTCGGTCGTTCTGGGAATGAACCTGCTTGCTTCTTCTACGAATCTGTTGATGATCTGGCTCGCGCTCGAGCTTGTCAGCATTCCTTCCTATTTGCTTTCCGGGTTTTTGAAGGATGACCGTCTATCGGCTGAGGCGGCGCTGAAGTTTGTGATTTACGGATCCGTCTCCACTGCGATCATGTTGTTCGGCTTATCTTACCTGTACGGAATGACGGGCGCCTATGAAATCAACGATATCCGGAATGCTCTTCGCTCTTCCCAGGTGAATTCCGCTGTACTGCTGATCACCGTTTCACTGATTCTGGTTGGTGTCGGATACAAGATTGCGGCTGTGCCGTTTCATTTCTGGCTTCCGGATGTTTTTCAAGGTTCCCCAACAGCCATTACCGCTTTCTTCTCTTATGGTCCAAAGGCCGCGGGATTTGCTTTTCTGATTCGGCTTTTTTACGGAGTCTTTGCTGAAGGTGGCCCGGATTACAAAGTCGTGGGTCAATTGCACTGGCCTACATTAATGGCGCTCATTGCCGCGATCACAATGACCGTTGGGAACGTCGTTGCGATCTGGCAAACCAGCATGAAACGAATGCTTGCGTATTCTTCGATCGCTCATGTGGGTTATATGCTGATGGGCTTTGTGCTTCTTCGCCAGGACGGAATCGAAGCGATTCTTTTTTACTTGTTGGTCTACATGGTGATGAATCTCGGCGCATTTCTGGTTGTGATTGCGTTATCTTCTCATATGGACAGCGACAACCTGGCCCAATACCGCGGATTGCGCGCGCGATCTCCTTTTGCTGCTTCGATGCTCGCGATGTTCATGCTCTCTTTGACTGGCATTCCCCCTTTTGCAGGATTCATCGGAAAGTTCTATTTGTTTGCGGCCGCCGTTCATGCTCAATTCTACTGGCTCGTCATCGTTGCCGTGCTCAATAGCGTTGTGTCGTTTGTGTATTACGGTGGAGTCGTGAAACGCATGTTTCTGGAAGAAGGGAGCACGGATCCGATTCAGATCCCTCAGCTTTCGCGCGTGTTGCTGGTCCTTTTTGGCGTGGCGCTTCTGGTGATGGGCATTTACTGGTCCCCGTTTGCAGATTATTCCCATCTATCCGCCAATATCTTGTTCGAAAAAGCCCGCCTCGCTTTAAGATAA
- the nuoK gene encoding NADH-quinone oxidoreductase subunit NuoK, translating into MSFIEPGLYHYLIIAALLFCLGLLAILTRRNGIAVLMGIELILNAANINFVAFSYYVTHTLGGHVFVVFVILLAAIEAAVALAIVFAIYRHFHSVEVPNVNVMKG; encoded by the coding sequence ATGAGCTTCATTGAGCCCGGTCTCTACCACTATTTGATCATTGCTGCCCTGTTATTTTGCCTCGGCCTTCTTGCCATCCTTACGCGGCGCAATGGGATCGCGGTGTTGATGGGTATTGAGCTTATCCTCAACGCGGCAAACATAAATTTTGTCGCTTTTTCCTATTACGTGACCCATACGCTCGGCGGTCATGTATTCGTCGTCTTCGTGATTCTGCTTGCAGCCATTGAAGCAGCGGTTGCGCTTGCGATCGTGTTCGCGATTTACAGGCATTTTCACAGCGTGGAAGTTCCTAACGTCAACGTAATGAAGGGTTGA
- a CDS encoding NADH-quinone oxidoreductase subunit J, which produces MKIMEILYIAGFYLFASMTVISAFVVVLSKNILRAVFALLFTLFGIAGLFLFLHADFLAATQVLIYVGGVLVLLLFGIMLTQKVVEADIRTGKIQFTPTLVAMGVLFVFLLFLIFQTPWNPKGTADFDQNQFGEGTTAGIGTLLMTEWLLPFEVASVLLLAALIGSVSIARTRRTTE; this is translated from the coding sequence ATGAAAATCATGGAGATTCTGTACATTGCAGGGTTTTATCTGTTCGCATCGATGACCGTCATTTCCGCTTTTGTTGTTGTGCTGAGCAAGAACATTTTGCGGGCGGTTTTTGCGCTCCTGTTTACCCTGTTTGGAATTGCAGGACTCTTTCTGTTTTTGCACGCCGATTTTCTCGCAGCCACGCAGGTGCTGATCTATGTGGGAGGCGTCCTTGTGCTTCTGCTGTTCGGTATCATGCTCACACAAAAGGTTGTGGAAGCCGACATTCGCACAGGAAAAATACAATTTACTCCTACTCTCGTTGCTATGGGTGTCCTGTTTGTATTTTTGCTTTTCTTGATTTTTCAGACACCCTGGAATCCGAAAGGCACTGCGGACTTCGATCAGAATCAGTTTGGCGAAGGCACGACGGCAGGGATTGGCACGCTTTTAATGACCGAGTGGTTGTTGCCATTTGAAGTTGCATCTGTTCTACTGCTGGCTGCATTGATCGGTTCGGTCTCCATCGCGCGAACCAGGAGGACGACCGAATGA
- a CDS encoding HD domain-containing protein, with the protein MSEPFFKAFDEVLRELSLPAYLCGGTIRDLLLKRPFHDVDVVLPERVFTAAQLFQTKINAPYFVLDRERQVARVVCGGGNWDFSGFRNHTIEGDLRKRDFTINALAVLWEHFYPGQKLDTLIDPYGGLQDLKRKKIRAVAEESLEEDPLRMLRAFRIQAELHFEIEQAVLTQIEQIHLEIQNVAVERITEELDRILLQPDSAKAWKAIGDSALFGSLFPELQPMQGCEQGGYHHLDVWKHTAEAMVYFEDLLIRIEEFFPDHASFLKTYLEGTAGTLERMRLLKWALLLHDIGKPATRELKEPARWRFHGHDHVGSDMAAKLLQRLKFARKDIQTISTIVEHHLKPLNLFNQEERDYFRFFRAAGQEAIGIILIAYGDMSSARGPLADPSRIDEYRSLMEDLFRYYRQVYYPTVNTPELIKGRDLMVVFQLKPGPVLGQILKEVREAQLTGQLRTREQALEFASKLLKDKSP; encoded by the coding sequence TTGTCCGAGCCTTTTTTCAAAGCCTTTGATGAGGTTCTCCGTGAGCTGAGTTTGCCTGCTTATCTTTGCGGCGGGACCATCCGCGATCTTCTCCTGAAACGCCCCTTTCATGATGTCGATGTCGTGTTGCCGGAACGCGTTTTCACCGCAGCTCAATTGTTCCAAACGAAAATCAATGCGCCTTATTTCGTGCTGGACAGGGAGCGACAGGTTGCGCGGGTTGTTTGCGGCGGAGGGAATTGGGATTTTTCCGGTTTTCGCAACCACACAATCGAAGGAGATTTGCGCAAACGGGATTTCACGATTAATGCGCTCGCTGTTTTATGGGAACACTTTTATCCTGGTCAGAAACTCGACACGCTGATTGATCCATACGGCGGCCTTCAGGATTTGAAACGGAAAAAGATCCGGGCGGTGGCAGAGGAAAGCCTGGAAGAGGATCCGTTGAGAATGCTGCGAGCGTTTCGAATCCAGGCCGAGCTGCATTTTGAAATTGAACAGGCGGTCTTGACACAGATCGAACAGATTCATTTAGAAATTCAGAATGTCGCTGTGGAACGCATTACGGAAGAGCTTGATCGGATTCTTCTGCAACCCGATTCGGCCAAGGCATGGAAAGCGATAGGAGATTCCGCGCTTTTTGGCTCCCTTTTTCCGGAACTGCAGCCGATGCAGGGCTGCGAGCAGGGCGGTTATCACCATCTGGATGTATGGAAACATACAGCAGAAGCGATGGTTTATTTTGAAGATCTTCTTATACGCATTGAGGAGTTTTTTCCGGATCATGCGTCCTTTCTCAAAACTTATCTGGAGGGCACAGCGGGAACTCTCGAACGAATGCGGCTTCTAAAATGGGCGCTGCTTTTGCACGATATCGGGAAACCGGCAACGCGCGAATTAAAGGAGCCGGCACGTTGGCGTTTCCATGGCCATGATCATGTGGGCTCAGATATGGCGGCAAAGCTTTTACAGCGTTTGAAATTCGCGCGCAAAGATATTCAAACAATCTCCACGATTGTGGAACATCATTTGAAGCCGCTGAACTTGTTCAATCAGGAAGAGCGGGATTACTTTCGTTTCTTTCGCGCAGCCGGCCAGGAAGCGATTGGCATTATTTTGATTGCATACGGCGACATGAGCTCAGCAAGAGGTCCGCTTGCGGACCCTTCGAGGATTGACGAGTATCGCAGTCTAATGGAGGATCTCTTCCGGTATTATCGCCAGGTCTATTATCCGACCGTGAATACACCTGAGCTCATCAAAGGGCGGGATCTGATGGTTGTGTTTCAGCTAAAACCGGGACCCGTGTTGGGACAGATTCTGAAAGAAGTTCGGGAAGCTCAATTAACCGGGCAACTGCGAACACGCGAACAAGCGCTCGAATTCGCTTCCAAGCTGCTGAAAGACAAATCCCCTTGA